From one Microthrixaceae bacterium genomic stretch:
- a CDS encoding HU family DNA-binding protein, with product MANITKAELVDQVAAQAGTDKTTAAAVLKGFEETVLALVTKGDKVVLTGFVSFEQIAKAATTARNPRTGETVKVKAKKAPKATLGATFKKTVNKEIPAPKLAKK from the coding sequence GTGGCCAACATCACCAAGGCTGAGCTCGTCGACCAGGTCGCCGCGCAGGCTGGCACCGACAAGACCACCGCTGCGGCCGTGCTCAAGGGTTTCGAGGAGACGGTCCTGGCTCTCGTCACCAAGGGCGACAAGGTCGTGCTCACCGGTTTCGTGTCCTTCGAGCAGATCGCCAAGGCGGCCACCACCGCTCGTAACCCCCGCACCGGTGAGACCGTGAAGGTCAAGGCCAAGAAGGCCCCCAAGGCCACCCTCGGCGCCACTTTCAAGAAGACCGTGAACAAGGAGATCCCCGCTCCGAAGCTGGCCAAGAAGTAA
- a CDS encoding PIG-L family deacetylase, translating into MTLPRPATSGLAIPTRALAVGAHPDDVEFGAGATLARWAEAGCEVSLVVCTDGSKGTWDPSADTEVLVATRQAEARAAAAALGATGEVVFLGRVDGELENDRVTRSELARVIRHLRPDVLLGHDPWKRYRLHPDHRAAGFLVCDALVAARDPHFFPEHGLDPHRPAALLLFEADEADHAEPVDEHHLLARIAALESHRSQYESTMFITEPTEAASAQDATLAGEVPATVAAFRAEQRQALLDGGTWAGAALAECFRYMPTDR; encoded by the coding sequence CGCCATCCCGACCCGAGCCTTGGCGGTGGGGGCCCATCCCGACGACGTCGAGTTCGGGGCCGGTGCCACCCTGGCCCGATGGGCCGAAGCTGGCTGTGAGGTGTCGTTGGTGGTGTGCACCGACGGGTCCAAGGGTACGTGGGACCCTTCGGCCGACACCGAGGTCCTGGTGGCTACCCGCCAGGCCGAAGCCCGAGCCGCGGCCGCCGCTTTGGGAGCGACAGGGGAAGTCGTGTTCTTGGGTCGCGTCGACGGCGAACTCGAGAACGACCGGGTCACCCGATCCGAGCTGGCCCGAGTGATCCGGCACCTGCGACCCGACGTCTTGTTGGGTCACGACCCCTGGAAGCGCTACCGCCTCCACCCCGACCACCGGGCCGCCGGCTTCTTGGTCTGCGACGCCCTGGTAGCAGCCCGAGACCCCCACTTCTTCCCCGAGCACGGCCTGGACCCGCACCGTCCGGCCGCACTGTTGCTGTTCGAAGCCGACGAGGCTGACCACGCCGAACCGGTGGACGAACACCACCTCTTGGCCCGGATCGCGGCCCTGGAATCGCACCGCTCCCAGTACGAGTCCACCATGTTCATCACCGAACCGACCGAGGCCGCGTCCGCGCAAGACGCCACCCTCGCCGGGGAGGTCCCAGCCACGGTGGCCGCGTTCCGAGCCGAACAGCGCCAAGCCCTCCTCGATGGGGGCACCTGGGCCGGAGCCGCATTGGCAGAGTGCTTCCGGTACATGCCCACCGACCGCTGA
- a CDS encoding wax ester/triacylglycerol synthase family O-acyltransferase gives MDRLSSLDAEFLHLEDDQTHLHIAGATVFEGPAPTLEEVGDLILAKIHRIPRYRQRVRAVAFELGRPVWVDDPQFDIANHLHRTALPAPGDDAALDELMSQLMSRRLDRDLPLWDAWLVEGLDQGRWAMVFKVHHCMVDGVAGVGLLEALLDIVPDPVVPEPEPWVPEPEPSAGELVADAWIGLVADTVTRGARVVAAATRPSEAVEQMARTMQGAARFLSHLGPRTAPSLEGSIGPDRVWTHVTIDLAEVKRIGRAAGGTVNDVVLAAVTSGWRTYLTHRGDPVESAIRTLVPVSVRHDDGVGVPDNRVSALLVELPTHLGDPTARLDAVKAEMADRKASHMSEAGEWITNVADLVPPMLAGSASRLAMRMLHAVPQRSVNTVVTNVPGPQFPLYCLGRELVEPRPYVPIAHGAAVATAILSYNGKLVVGITGDRERAPDISVLAEGVAAGVHELSDCY, from the coding sequence ATGGACCGTCTCTCGTCGCTGGATGCCGAGTTCTTGCACCTCGAAGACGACCAGACCCATCTCCACATCGCCGGGGCCACCGTCTTCGAGGGCCCAGCCCCCACCCTCGAGGAGGTGGGTGATCTGATCCTGGCCAAGATCCACCGGATACCTCGCTACCGCCAGCGGGTGAGGGCGGTGGCCTTCGAGCTGGGTCGGCCGGTGTGGGTCGACGATCCGCAGTTCGACATCGCCAACCACCTTCACCGAACCGCCCTGCCGGCCCCGGGAGACGATGCGGCATTGGACGAACTGATGTCGCAGCTCATGTCTCGACGCCTGGACCGGGACCTGCCGTTGTGGGACGCCTGGCTGGTCGAAGGCCTCGACCAGGGGCGGTGGGCGATGGTGTTCAAGGTCCACCACTGCATGGTCGACGGGGTGGCTGGGGTCGGGCTGTTGGAGGCGTTGTTGGACATCGTTCCCGACCCCGTCGTCCCCGAGCCCGAACCGTGGGTTCCAGAGCCCGAGCCCAGTGCTGGCGAGCTGGTTGCCGATGCCTGGATCGGCTTGGTGGCCGACACCGTGACGCGAGGAGCCAGGGTCGTGGCCGCCGCCACCAGACCGTCCGAAGCGGTGGAGCAGATGGCCAGGACCATGCAAGGAGCGGCCCGCTTCTTGTCACACCTTGGACCCCGAACGGCCCCCTCTTTGGAGGGTTCCATCGGCCCGGATCGGGTCTGGACCCATGTCACCATCGACCTGGCCGAGGTGAAGCGCATCGGTCGAGCCGCAGGTGGAACCGTCAACGACGTGGTCTTGGCCGCGGTCACGTCGGGGTGGAGGACCTACTTGACCCACCGGGGAGACCCGGTGGAGAGCGCGATCCGAACGTTGGTTCCGGTGTCGGTCCGTCATGACGACGGCGTGGGTGTACCCGACAATCGGGTGTCTGCCCTGTTGGTTGAGCTGCCCACCCACCTGGGCGACCCGACAGCTCGACTCGACGCGGTCAAGGCCGAGATGGCTGACCGCAAGGCCTCCCACATGAGCGAGGCCGGCGAATGGATAACCAACGTGGCCGATCTGGTACCCCCCATGTTGGCCGGGTCGGCCAGCCGGCTGGCCATGCGCATGCTCCACGCCGTGCCGCAACGGTCGGTGAACACCGTGGTGACCAACGTGCCCGGACCCCAGTTCCCGCTCTACTGCCTGGGCCGGGAGCTGGTGGAACCTAGGCCGTACGTGCCCATCGCCCACGGGGCGGCGGTGGCCACCGCCATCCTCTCCTACAACGGCAAGTTGGTGGTGGGCATCACCGGCGACCGGGAACGGGCACCCGACATCTCGGTGTTGGCCGAGGGCGTAGCCGCCGGAGTTCACGAGTTGAGCGACTGTTACTGA